Genomic segment of Candidatus Chlorohelix allophototropha:
TTTTATACAATCCAGCCCGCTTGCCACTACCTTTTCCTGAATTTTACCTAGATAATCATAGGCATCTTCGCGTCGGATACGCGCTTGCTCTTCCAGATCGTACAGATACCACGAACCGCTGAATTCATTGTAAACTACAGGCAACACAATTCGGATTAGATAAACGCTGGCGTTAATTTTCCGTGCCAAATCCAATGTCGGTTCAAGAATTGCCTCAGCTTCGGGGGAACCATCCAGCGTAATGGCGATACGCGGCTTTGGAAGGCGATATGCCACCGATTTTGCCATTGCTTCTTCTAACCCCATTGCTTCTTCACCTTTTTTAGGATGCAATAGTATAACCGGAATCGGGGAATTTTTGATTACCCGTGCTGCCACGCTACCAAGCAGTAGGCGCGACAAGCTATTCCGACTATGGGTTGTCATAGTAATAATATTAGCCCGGTGTTCGCGTGCAGAATGAAGTATTTGCTGGTAAGCTTCGCCCATTCCCACGCAAACTTCGATTACCTCAATTTCCGGGTAATATTTTCTTATCAGATCAGCGATTTGATTTAGATACGGTTCAACCTGTGTTACATCCTGAGGCTTAGCCACCCGGAGTAACACTATGCCGGCTTTACAAATTGATGCAAGCCTGAGCGCAACCGGCAGCGATTTTTCCGCAAGGGCTAATCCGTCTAACGGGACAAGTATCTTGTCATACATCGCCCTGTGCTCCGTGATAAAATATTCCATAATAATGACTAACTTTGTAAAATATTACCTGTATCGCGTTAAAAGGGCGGTTAAAAATAGTAGATGGTAGGTAAAATTTGAGTGTAAATGAGTTGGAATATGGTGATAAAAAGGTAAAGAAGGAGAATCATTTTTATGTGTATATTTTGCGGTGCGCCGATAATACGCTTTACACAGGCTGGACGGTAAACCTCGCGGCACGAGTTGCACGGCATAACACCGGTAAAGGAGCTAAATATACCCGTTCTCGTTTGCCGGTTATATTAGTTTACCATGAGGAATGTGCTGATGAAAAAAGCGCGCGCCGCCGTGAGCTTGCTATCAAACGGTTGACACGCGCCGAGAAATTAGACCTAGTTGACTAGAGTTCGTCAGATTCTGGTTCTTCTAGGTATTCCTCGCTCATATCTATTTCTTCTTCGTTATCTTCAGTATCGCGGTCGTCACTATCGCTGTCGTCAAACATTTCATCTTCATCCTCGAAGCCATATCGAAGTACCGAGTCCTTGATGTAAGCTCGATAACCCACTCCACCATGTCGTGCGGGGAAACTCAGCCGCCCGCGCTGGTTGGGGTGTTGGAAAACTTCGCGGATAATAATGGTTAATTGCTTGTCGGTTACGCTGGTGACAGCAGCAGAATAACGATTGCCCCCTTCAATGAAGCGCACCAAGCGCAAAGCTAACTTAGGCTCGACTTGCCCTAGCATTTCACCTTCGGCATTTTTGACGTAGAGAGCCTGCTTTTTTGAATCCACTTCAAGATAAACCAAATCTCCGGCGGTCAATTTTGCAAGCACAACTGGTTTTCCCAGTTCACGTAGGGTAGTCAACCCGGTTTTCCCGGTTTCTTCGATAAAGCTACTGGGGTCGGCTGCCGAACGCCCACTATTATGCGCCGGTGCGGGAGTTTTGCCGTTCTTGGAAAGAGCCGCATTTTCCGCAATTGCCTGCGCTAATCGTTGCAGGTTTTTCTGGGCAATACTGTTACCTGGATCATTTTTTAAGGCTTTTTCGTAAGCTTCTTTAGCTTCACTGAAGCGTCGCAATTCAAGGCAGGCTTTGCCAAGACGGTTCAACGCCTCCGAGTCATCCGGGAATACACTCAACAGTTCTTGATTAACGTTTACTGCCTCTTCCCATTTTCCCTCACGGGCAAGGCGAATAGCCAGTTCGGTTTTCTGTCGTTTAATTCGGTGTTTATCTTCAGGTTGGTACTGGGTCAATTCTGTTCCCCTGTCTATTAATTACGCGCCATTGTCAGCGGAATCAAGCGTTTACCTGCGACCGGTTCCACCTCGCAAACTTCTGTTTCCACTTGAGTTTGCTCGATGATGGTCGGCGTACCTGCTACATGCCCGACCAGTGACCAGGCGCCTGCCTTTTCAATAACCACATCTACCAGTTTTCCATGCCAATCAAAGCCCTCATATTCAGGCAAAGACGGGTTATCAAAGAAAACCGGCTTGTTATTGCGAGTGCGACCATGCCAGCGTCCCTTTTCCATCCGCTCTACCAAAATTTCTTGAGTTGTGCCGACTAGCGCACGAGAATACTCTAATGCTATCTTTTCTTGTATCTGTTCTACTGCCTGTAATCTCTCGCGTTTTACCTCTATTGGCACATTATCTTCCATTTGTTCGGCTGAAACCGTGCCGGGACGCGGAGAGTAAGCCGCTACATGTACCTCGTTAAATTTCATTCGTTCCAGAAGCTGATAAG
This window contains:
- a CDS encoding universal stress protein, producing MYDKILVPLDGLALAEKSLPVALRLASICKAGIVLLRVAKPQDVTQVEPYLNQIADLIRKYYPEIEVIEVCVGMGEAYQQILHSAREHRANIITMTTHSRNSLSRLLLGSVAARVIKNSPIPVILLHPKKGEEAMGLEEAMAKSVAYRLPKPRIAITLDGSPEAEAILEPTLDLARKINASVYLIRIVLPVVYNEFSGSWYLYDLEEQARIRREDAYDYLGKIQEKVVASGLDCIKVVRVGTPDEEIVNYINQTGPMLLAMATHARGAVGELVFGSVVAGVMHQASVPVFTVHSTKSNDLLEMDNTSFHMPAL
- a CDS encoding GIY-YIG nuclease family protein produces the protein MSVNELEYGDKKVKKENHFYVYILRCADNTLYTGWTVNLAARVARHNTGKGAKYTRSRLPVILVYHEECADEKSARRRELAIKRLTRAEKLDLVD
- a CDS encoding tetratricopeptide repeat protein, whose protein sequence is MTQYQPEDKHRIKRQKTELAIRLAREGKWEEAVNVNQELLSVFPDDSEALNRLGKACLELRRFSEAKEAYEKALKNDPGNSIAQKNLQRLAQAIAENAALSKNGKTPAPAHNSGRSAADPSSFIEETGKTGLTTLRELGKPVVLAKLTAGDLVYLEVDSKKQALYVKNAEGEMLGQVEPKLALRLVRFIEGGNRYSAAVTSVTDKQLTIIIREVFQHPNQRGRLSFPARHGGVGYRAYIKDSVLRYGFEDEDEMFDDSDSDDRDTEDNEEEIDMSEEYLEEPESDEL